In Fusarium oxysporum Fo47 chromosome XII, complete sequence, one DNA window encodes the following:
- a CDS encoding S-adenosyl-L-methionine-dependent methyltransferase: MAHSMDNNGRDSSSIRSGGGAGAGGGSTEFLQSSAMARPPAQTTLTASSSSNYASSVSSDSQIQTGGLPGTPVTRRSGGWDRQTLSPAAAAREDHVVKTNSVEDSSDSSDEFVTSYKPMERVRFGAEQPVIQHTVIINIFKGLHLSPITSRPKRVLDVGTGPGTWALEFATKYPSCSVLGVDIEPVHPPYTKSNCSFKTFDVTHDWDIFNGGNFDFIHVRQLGDIGDKRKLVQSAFDNLRPGGWVEFTEWIAILQSPNHSLNGTAFRTWNDLLEQGMRNFGTTLKYPEKFKPFLQEAGFERIIETRHGAPTNACYPGKKLQRIGHLMTQNWLFILEPLTMPVFTQGLGWSPEQVKKFLVDVKKEIGNTKYHSFMTLITICAQKPSPGSSTPSNSAPASVSASVSTSMSESSMPQ, from the exons ATGGCTCACTCGATGGACAACAATGGACGCGACTCGAGCTCGATTCGCAGCGGCGGTGGTGCTGGCGCTGGCGGGGGGTCCACGGAATTTCTACAGTCGTCAGCCATGGCAAGACCCCCTGCACAGACGACTCTCACCgcctcatcgtcgtcgaaCTACGCCTCTAGCGTGTCTAGTGACAGCCAGATTCAGACAGGGGGCCTCCCCGGAACACCTGTTACCCGACGCTCAGGCGGATGGGACCGGCAAACGCTCTCCCCGGCAGCGGCTGCAAGGGAGGACCATGTCGTTAAGACGAACAGTGTAGAGGACTCCTCTGATTCTTCGGATGAGTTTGTTACGAGTTACAAGCCTATGGAACG GGTACGGTTTGGTGCCGAACAGCCAG TCATTCAACATACCGTTAtcatcaatatcttcaaggGACTTCACTTATCACCGATAACGTCAAGGCCGAAGCGGGTGCTTGATGTCGGTACTGGACCTGGAACATGGGCATTG GAATTTG CCACGAAATACCCTTCCTGTTCTGTTTTAGGCGTCGATATTGAACCAGTCCATCCACCATATACAAAATCCAACTGCAGCTTTAAAACATTCGATGTCACACACGACTGGGATATTTTCAATGGCGGCAACTTCGATTTCATTCACGTCCGACAACTAGGCGATATTGGAGATAAGAGGAAGTTAGTCCAATCGGCATTTGACAATTTGAGGCCAGGAGGATGGGTTGAGTTCACAGAATGGATAGCCATCCTACAATCACCGAACCACTCATTAAACGGCACCGCATTCCGAACATGGAACGATTTACTGGAGCAAGGGATGCGGAATTTTGGCACAACACTGAAATACCCGGAAAAATTCAAACCCTTCCTACAAGAAGCCGGGTTTGAGCGCATCATCGAGACGAGACACGGAGCGCCGACGAATGCATGCTATCCTGGGAAGAAGTTACAACGCATAGGGCATCTTATGACGCAGAATTGGTTGTTTATTCTTGAGCCATTGACGATGCCCGTTTTTACACAAGGCTTGGGTTGGTCGCCGGAGCAGGTCAAGAAGTTTCTGGTGGATGTGAAGAAAGAGATTGGGAACACAAAATACCATTCATTTATGACATT AATAACGATATGTGCTCAAAAGCCGTCACCTGGTTCATCCACACCATCAAATTCCGCGCCAGCTTCAGTCTCGGCGTCAGTGTCGACTTCTATGTCGGAATCTTCTATGCCACAATGA